From Campylobacter concisus:
AAGATAAAAAAGAGAAGAAATTTACACCTATACAAGTTACTAAAAAATCTCACACCTATAAGCTTGAAGCCGATGAGAGATTTAAAGAGCTTTATAAATTTATAAAGAGTGAATTTGATAGTGGCAAGAGCATGTTTGAAATTTTAGAAAAAGTGGCAAAGCTTAAAGTGGATAAGAGGGCATAGGTATTTTATAAGCAAAGAATGGAATTTTTATAATTTAAATTTCAAAGAAAAAGCATAGATATCCTAAGACTTATGCAAAAGATAAAAAATATGGTTTAGCCAGCAAAGTATTGATATTAAGTCGCTAGCAAGATAAATTTACATCCACTCAAGCACTTGCGTGATATCTTTGGCGTAAAAGCACTTTAGACCCTGCGTGTCAAGCGGCTTGTTTGGGATGATCGCATTTTTAAATTTCTGCGTTTTTGCCTCTTTTAGTCGCTGATCGAGGTTGAAAATTTCTCTTATCTCGCCATTTAGACTTAGCTCACCGATGAATACGCTATCCTTGCTAATAGGGCGGTTTTTGAAGCTACTGATTATCGCTGCAATGACGGCTAGATCGGCCGCAGTTTCGCTTATCTTAACTCCACCTGAAACGTTTATGAAGACGTCGTAGTGCCCAAGTGGAATTTCTAGCTTTCGCTCAAGAAGTGCTAGCAGCATATCTAGGCGGTTTCTCTCAAAGCCAGTCGAGCTTCGCTTTGGATAGGCGCTTTCGCAAACAAGTGCTTGTATCTCGATGCTAAGCGCCCTTGAGCCTTCCATTATGATAGTTATCGCGCTACCACTCATCGCCCCGCCACGTGTGAAAAATTTACTAGATACCTCGTTTGCGCTCACTAGTCCGTGCTGGCTCATCTCAAATATGCCAACCTCGCTTGTCGAGCCAAAGCGGTTTTTAAACCCACGCAAAATCCTCAGCTCTCTGCTCGCGTCACCCTCAAAATAAAGCACCACATCAACCATGTGTTCAAGTACTCTAGGTCCTGCGATCGAGCCTTCTTTGGTGATATGTCCGATGATAAAGACGCAGATATTTTGGCTCTTTGCAAGCCTCATCAGCTCAAATGTGATCTCGCGAACCTGTGTGATCGAGCCTGGCGCGGAGCTTATATTTTGGCTATAAAGCGTTTGAATGGAGTCAATGACTAGCACCTTGTAGTCGCTCTTTTGCACCTCTAGCAGGATATCTTCTAGGCAAATTTCAGTTAGCAGGTATAAATTTTTATCCACCGCATTTAGCCTCTCAGCTCTCATTTTTATCTGGCTTTGGCTCTCTTCGCCGCTTACATAGAGCGTTTTTTTGCCATCTTTTGCTAAATTTGAGCCGATTTTTAGAAGCAGGGTTGATTTGCCGATACCCGGGCTACCGCCTATTAAAACAAGCGAACCCTCGACCACGCCACCACCAAGAACAAGGTCTAGCTCGCTATCTTTGGTGCTAAATCTCGTGAAATTTTGAATTTCAACTTCATCTATGCTTATGGCTTTGCTAGGTGCGCTAGTGCTTTTTGCTATCTCTTTACTTATCTTTATCTCTTGCTGGCTAAGCTCGATAAAGCTATCCCAAGCCCCACATTGTGGGCATTTACCTAGCCATTTGCTCTGCTGGTTTCCGCACGCTTGACACTCAAAAACTGGCTTTGCTTTTGCCATAAATTATCCTTTTTAAAATTTCAACTACTATCACTCCAAAAGCCGCTCCGATCATGTCAGCCACAATGTCAAGCAAGCTAAAGCTTCTGTTTGGTAAAAATGCCTGAACGAGCTCTATTTGTACACCAAAGGCTAAAAGTAGGGCTAAATTTTTAAAAATTTTAAACTCATAGCCAAGATAGAGCAGGATGTATAGGACGCAAAAAGCTAAAAAATGATTTGCCTTATCCCACGAATTTTCGATGATCGTGGGACTTTTTGGAGTAAATGCAAGAAAATCGATCGCCAAAAGAGCGATAAAAAAGCAAATTTTACTAAGAAATTTTACCCTACTCAAAAATGGCGTCCATTAGCTCGTCTAAAAACTCGTCTGGGTTAAATTTGATGATATCATCCATGCTCTCGCCAACGCCTATATAAAATATAGGTAGCTCAAGCTCTCTTGCCACGCCAAATAGTGCTCCGCCCTTTGCGGTGCCATCAAGCTTTGTGATGATGACGCCATCAAGCGATACGATCTCGTTAAATGCCTTTGCTTGTGCTACTCCGGCGTTACCTTGCGTGCCATCAAGAATCAAAATTTTGCGGTGAGGCGCTTTTTCGTAAGCTTTTTTGCTAATACGAACGATCTTTTCTAGCTCGTTTGCCAAATTTGTCTGGTTTTGAAGTCTGCCAGCTGTGTCTAGGATGACTCGGTCGATGCCTTTTGCAAGGGCTGAGCTAATCGTATCGTAAGCAACAGCTGAAGGATCATGACCTTGCTGTGTTGCGACTATTGGCACATTTAGCCTAATTGACCACTGGCGTAGCTGCTCGATCGCTCCAGCTCTAAATGTATCACAAGCGCCCAAAATAACGCTTTTACCATTATTTTTATATAAATTTGCAAGCTTTGCGATCGTTGTCGTCTTGCCAGCGCCATTTACGCCAAGGATGAGATCGACAAATGGCTTATCGGGCTCGATCACGCGCTCATTTTCGTAGATGAAATAGCTGCTCATAACGCGCCTTAGGTCGGCTCTACTTACTTCATCTTGTGGCGGCAAGTAGTATAAAATTTCTTCCACGATCTCGTAAGCTACGTCAGCTTCAAGTAAAATTTCTTCTAAGCTCTCTTTGTCTATCTTTTTTGACTTTTTAGCCGAGCTTATCGCTCCAAAAGTCTTCTCAAGGCCTTTTTTTAAAAAGTCAAGCATTATTTTGTTGCCCTATTTATGTCATTTTCAAGCATCTCTTCAGGCACAAGACCGATGTAGCCTTGAACGTAGTCACCATTTGCTTTAAAAAGTGCTGACGCAGGCAAGCCTTTTATGCCACCCATCGCTTTTTCAAATAAAAAATTTCCCTCACCAACCGCGACTTCATATTTTATTTTATATTTTTGAGCAAAATCTTTTACTTCATCTTCACTTTTATCTTCAAGTAGCACACCAACGATATCTAGCTCGTTTTTAAATTTCTCGCTTAGATTGTTTAAGTGCGGGATCTCGGCCTTGCAAGGAGGGCACCAAGTGGCGAAAAATACGTAAAGAGTTGCTTTTTTACCATCTTTTACATCAAAGCCATTACTTCTTTTTGTAATCTGCATAGTTGTGCCACTTAGCAGCTTTAGATTTATCTCTTTTATCTCGCTATCTTGGGCATTTTCACCTATTTTTGGAGTGAGTGAGTCTTTGCTTAAATTTTCATCTTTGCTAGCATTTTTATCTAAAATTTTGTTCTGCGTTTGTTCGCTTGTATTTTGCTCGTTTTTTTGCTTGTTCTCGTCGCCGCATCCAAAAAATGCAAAAATGCAAAGTGATGTTATAATTGCTCGTTTTAATGTCATAAATTTCCTTTTGAATAAGATTTCAGGATTATACAAGAAAGAGCATAAAATGAGCGTTAATTTAGAAAAAAATGAATTTAGAAAAAATGCAAGAGCAAATTTGATGAAACTTACTAAATTTAAGGCCAAATGCTCACACTATAAAGCTACAAAAACGCTTTTAAAATTGATAAATTTTACAAATTCTAAGAAAGTATTGTTTTATTTGCCACTTAACTATGAAGTCGATGTGCTTAAAATAAGACGAAATTTATCACATAAATGTGAAATTTTTGCCCCTTTTATGGTAGGTCTTAGCTTAAAGATGGTAAGATTGCGACTGCCATTTATAACTTATAAATTTAACGTCAGACAGCCATCTGGCAAAAAAATGGATAATGTTAGACTTGATATGGCAGTAGTTCCAGCGATTGGGGTTGATGGAGCTATGGCTAGGATAGGGCACGGAAAAGGATTTTATGATAGATTTTTTGACTCTTTGCCTATTAAGCCAAAACAGATAGTTTTTCTTGAGATAAAAGACTTTTACACCAAAGATGTGCTTTCAAATGCACAAGACGCGGTAGCAGACTTTTATATAACCCCAAACAAAAATTATATAAAAAGAGGAATAAATGATAGAGGTTTTAATAGGCTTAGGAGCCGGTGTGGCGGGCGTTGGAGCAGGGTATCTATACGCCAAAAAGATAAATGATGCAAACTACAACATCTTCTTAGAACAAGCAAAAGCAAAAGCAAAGGCTATTGAGTATGAAGCTGAGCTAACGCTTAAAAATTCTAAAATTTCAGTACAAGAGGCTGAATTTGAGGCTAAAAAAAGATACGATGACAAGACGACAAAGCTTCAAAAAGAGTATGCAAGTAAATTTGATGAACTAGCCAAAAAAGAGAAAATTTTGCTAAATGAGCAAGAGCTTTTAAACGAAAGTAAAGAGCTTTTTGAAAAAGATAAGCAAGACGCAAAGATCACTTACGAAGAGGGTTTAAATTTAAAAGCGACTTATCAAAACAAAGTAGAAGAAGCAATAAGAGTGCTTGAGCACGCTGCTGGCTTAACAGAAGAAGAAGCAAAAGAGGTCGTGCTTAAAAAGGTCGAGGAGAAGTCTCGTGCGGATATCGCTCATATCGTTAGAAAATACGAAGAAGAAGCAAAAAGAGAGGCTAAAAAGAGGGTTAATTACATATTAGCGCAGGCTACGTCAAGATTTGCTGGAGAATTTGCGGCTGAGCGTCTGATAAATGTCGTAAATATTAAAAACGATGAGCTAAAAGGTAGGATCATTGGTAAAGAGGGACGTAACATCAAGACTCTTGAAATGGTGCTTGGCGTTGATATTATCATCGATGACACACCACATGCTATCATACTAAGTAGCTTCAATCTTTACAGACGTGCGATCGCAACAAGAGTGATCGAGCTTTTGGTAGAGGATGGAAGAATTCAGCCAGCAAGGATAGAAGACCTTCACAAAAAAGTGACTGAAGAATTTGAGCAAAGTATACAAGAAGAGGGCGAAAACATCGTCATGGATCTTGGTTTAAATAAAATTCATCCAGAGATTGTAAAACTGATAGGTAAGCTTAAATTTAGAGCAAGCTACGGACAAAATGCCCTTGCGCACAGCCTTGAAGTGGCTCACCTTGCTGGTATCATCGCAGCTGAGTGTGGCGGAGATGAGAAACTTGCAAAAAGAGCTGGCATACTTCACGATATCGGCAAGGCGTTAACTCACGAATACGAGGGTAGTCACGTTGATCTTGGAGCTGAAATTTGTAAACGCTATAAAGAGCATCCAGTAGTTATCAATGCCATTTATGCCCATCATGGACACGAAGAAGCAACAAGTATAGAAAGTGCGGCTGTTTGCGCAGCTGACGCACTAAGTGCAGCTCGTCCAGGTGCAAGGCGCGAGGTACTTGAGAGCTTCCTAAAACGTGTTGAAGAGATCGAAAATATTGCAAAAAGTAAAGATGGCATCAAGCAAGCTTATGCGATAAATGCAGGCCGTGAAATTCGTGTCATCGCAAATGCTAAACTCATAAACGACGACGAGGCAGTGCTTGTAGCAAAAGAGATAGCTCAAGAGATCGAGAGCAAGGTGCAGTATCCTGGTGAGATAAAAGTAAGTGTCATCAGAGAGACTCGTGCTGTTGATTTTGCAAAATAACGGCAAGATATGAAATTTCTTTTTTCAATTTTATTATTTTTCTCAATTGGCTTTGCCAGCGAGGAGCTCGTGCTGGACTCGGCAAACTCGTTTATAACAACGATGAGAGGTGCTAGAAATGCTCCTATAAAAGAGCTAATCGAGCAGTCAAAAGCAACGATCATCTTTCCAAGTGTTAAAAAGATCGGTTTTGTAGTTGGTGGTATGGGTGGAGATGGCATCATGGTTGTTGGTAACATTAACTCGCCAAGTGAAATTTTACCAGTTAGCATAAGTGGCGGTAGCATCGGTATACAGCTTGGTTATGAAGATAGTTCACTTGTACTTTTTATATTTAAAGATAGCATTATCCACGATATTAAAGATGCCAAGATCACGCTTAATACAAAGCTATCAGTAGCTTTTGGTGATATTGGACGCAATTACAGTAAAGTAAGCGATTTTAAATTTTCAAGTGATATATACGCATATGCCGCAAATGATGGTTTCTTTGCG
This genomic window contains:
- the radA gene encoding DNA repair protein RadA translates to MAKAKPVFECQACGNQQSKWLGKCPQCGAWDSFIELSQQEIKISKEIAKSTSAPSKAISIDEVEIQNFTRFSTKDSELDLVLGGGVVEGSLVLIGGSPGIGKSTLLLKIGSNLAKDGKKTLYVSGEESQSQIKMRAERLNAVDKNLYLLTEICLEDILLEVQKSDYKVLVIDSIQTLYSQNISSAPGSITQVREITFELMRLAKSQNICVFIIGHITKEGSIAGPRVLEHMVDVVLYFEGDASRELRILRGFKNRFGSTSEVGIFEMSQHGLVSANEVSSKFFTRGGAMSGSAITIIMEGSRALSIEIQALVCESAYPKRSSTGFERNRLDMLLALLERKLEIPLGHYDVFINVSGGVKISETAADLAVIAAIISSFKNRPISKDSVFIGELSLNGEIREIFNLDQRLKEAKTQKFKNAIIPNKPLDTQGLKCFYAKDITQVLEWM
- a CDS encoding VanZ family protein — translated: MSRVKFLSKICFFIALLAIDFLAFTPKSPTIIENSWDKANHFLAFCVLYILLYLGYEFKIFKNLALLLAFGVQIELVQAFLPNRSFSLLDIVADMIGAAFGVIVVEILKRIIYGKSKASF
- the ftsY gene encoding signal recognition particle-docking protein FtsY; amino-acid sequence: MLDFLKKGLEKTFGAISSAKKSKKIDKESLEEILLEADVAYEIVEEILYYLPPQDEVSRADLRRVMSSYFIYENERVIEPDKPFVDLILGVNGAGKTTTIAKLANLYKNNGKSVILGACDTFRAGAIEQLRQWSIRLNVPIVATQQGHDPSAVAYDTISSALAKGIDRVILDTAGRLQNQTNLANELEKIVRISKKAYEKAPHRKILILDGTQGNAGVAQAKAFNEIVSLDGVIITKLDGTAKGGALFGVARELELPIFYIGVGESMDDIIKFNPDEFLDELMDAIFE
- a CDS encoding TlpA family protein disulfide reductase — its product is MTLKRAIITSLCIFAFFGCGDENKQKNEQNTSEQTQNKILDKNASKDENLSKDSLTPKIGENAQDSEIKEINLKLLSGTTMQITKRSNGFDVKDGKKATLYVFFATWCPPCKAEIPHLNNLSEKFKNELDIVGVLLEDKSEDEVKDFAQKYKIKYEVAVGEGNFLFEKAMGGIKGLPASALFKANGDYVQGYIGLVPEEMLENDINRATK
- a CDS encoding 5-formyltetrahydrofolate cyclo-ligase, encoding MSVNLEKNEFRKNARANLMKLTKFKAKCSHYKATKTLLKLINFTNSKKVLFYLPLNYEVDVLKIRRNLSHKCEIFAPFMVGLSLKMVRLRLPFITYKFNVRQPSGKKMDNVRLDMAVVPAIGVDGAMARIGHGKGFYDRFFDSLPIKPKQIVFLEIKDFYTKDVLSNAQDAVADFYITPNKNYIKRGINDRGFNRLRSRCGGRWSRVSIRQKDK
- the rny gene encoding ribonuclease Y, encoding MIEVLIGLGAGVAGVGAGYLYAKKINDANYNIFLEQAKAKAKAIEYEAELTLKNSKISVQEAEFEAKKRYDDKTTKLQKEYASKFDELAKKEKILLNEQELLNESKELFEKDKQDAKITYEEGLNLKATYQNKVEEAIRVLEHAAGLTEEEAKEVVLKKVEEKSRADIAHIVRKYEEEAKREAKKRVNYILAQATSRFAGEFAAERLINVVNIKNDELKGRIIGKEGRNIKTLEMVLGVDIIIDDTPHAIILSSFNLYRRAIATRVIELLVEDGRIQPARIEDLHKKVTEEFEQSIQEEGENIVMDLGLNKIHPEIVKLIGKLKFRASYGQNALAHSLEVAHLAGIIAAECGGDEKLAKRAGILHDIGKALTHEYEGSHVDLGAEICKRYKEHPVVINAIYAHHGHEEATSIESAAVCAADALSAARPGARREVLESFLKRVEEIENIAKSKDGIKQAYAINAGREIRVIANAKLINDDEAVLVAKEIAQEIESKVQYPGEIKVSVIRETRAVDFAK
- a CDS encoding lipid-binding SYLF domain-containing protein, yielding MKFLFSILLFFSIGFASEELVLDSANSFITTMRGARNAPIKELIEQSKATIIFPSVKKIGFVVGGMGGDGIMVVGNINSPSEILPVSISGGSIGIQLGYEDSSLVLFIFKDSIIHDIKDAKITLNTKLSVAFGDIGRNYSKVSDFKFSSDIYAYAANDGFFAGASFGGAVISAREEILKQSGYAYEQLIASASKLLGD